A single region of the Penaeus vannamei isolate JL-2024 chromosome 23, ASM4276789v1, whole genome shotgun sequence genome encodes:
- the LOC113809079 gene encoding proteasome subunit alpha type-7 — protein MSASSYDRAITVFSPDGHLFQVEYAQEAVKKGSTAVGVKGKDVVVLCVEKKSVPKLQEERTVRKICLLDDHVLMAFAGLTADARILVNRARVECQSHKLTVEDPVTLEYITRFIATLKQRYTQSNGRRPFGTSCLIAGFDMDGTPHLYLTDPSGTYTEWQANATGRSAKTVREFLEKHYTDEVVSTEAGAIKLVVKALLEVVQSGAKNVEVAIMKPNEPMRMLDIGSLEKIVAEIEKEKEEEAEKKKQKK, from the exons ATGTCGGCCTCAAGTTACGACCGCGCTATCACCGTTTTCAGCCCTGATGGCCATCTTTTCCAGGTGGAATATGCACAGGAAGCTGTGAAGAAGGGATCGACGGCT GTTGGTGTGAAAGGCAAAGATGTTGTGGTTCTGTGTGTAGAGAAGAAGTCTGTTCCAAAGCTGCAGGAAGAGCGCACAGTAAGAAAGATCTGTCTCTTGGATGACCATGTACTGATGGCATTTGCAG GTCTTACAGCAGATGCAAGAATTTTGGTTAACAGGGCCAGAGTTGAGTGTCAGTCTCACAAGCTAACTGTGGAAGACCCTGTCACTCTTGAATATATTACAAG atTCATTGCCACATTGAAACAGAGGTACACACAAAGCAATGGCCGTCGACCTTTTGGTACCTCATGTCTTATTGCTGGGTTTGACATGGACGGAACACCTCATTTGTATCTGACAGATCCCTCTGGCACATACACAGAGTGGCAG GCCAATGCCACAGGTCGCAGTGCAAAGACTGTCCGAGAATTCTTGGAGAAGCATTACACTGATGAGGTAGTCTCAACAGAGGCAGGAGCCATCAAGCTAGTAGTTAAGGCATTGCTAGAAGTGGTCCAGTCTGGGGCCAAAAATGTAGAAGTTGCAATTATGAAGCCCAATGAACCAATGAGG ATGCTAGATATTGGCAGCCTTGAGAAGATCGTAgcagagattgagaaggagaaagaagaggaagcagagaagaagaagcaaaagaaatag